A window of the Bacteroidota bacterium genome harbors these coding sequences:
- a CDS encoding amidohydrolase family protein, whose protein sequence is MRKISAHYIFPVGAAPLKNGIVVLDDGGLILDVIDTGGILREAENIEFYNGILVPGFINAHCHLELSHLRGKFAEKTGLCGFIRQVKELRESNPDEIISEAARADREMQDNGIVAAGDISNNALTFEVKQKSKILYHTFVEIFTSKSVDIPAIFNNGLLLYDQLRSMGLKASITPHAPYSVAVGLYDLISKFATQNHSILSVHNQESEAENQLFLSRQGEMADFFFKDLKVAPDFIASKCINSLHATLPHLPSANGLLLVHNTFTSEADVDFAQNYSGNISWVLCPNSNLFIEDTLPDITMFRRKHLCLALGTDGYTSNHHLSVLDEMKTISRYFQDIPFRDLLQWATINGALALGMDKINGTIEKGKHPGLNLIHPFDFENQKLLPESKVTVII, encoded by the coding sequence TTGAGAAAAATTTCTGCCCATTATATTTTTCCTGTCGGTGCTGCACCCTTGAAGAATGGGATTGTAGTTCTGGATGATGGCGGCTTAATTCTGGATGTGATTGATACTGGAGGTATCCTCCGGGAAGCAGAAAATATTGAGTTTTATAATGGTATTCTTGTTCCCGGTTTTATAAATGCTCATTGTCACCTGGAATTATCACATTTGAGGGGAAAATTTGCTGAAAAAACCGGGCTTTGTGGTTTTATCCGGCAGGTTAAAGAACTCAGGGAAAGCAATCCGGATGAGATAATCAGCGAGGCTGCCCGGGCTGACAGGGAAATGCAGGATAACGGCATTGTTGCAGCAGGTGATATTTCAAATAATGCCCTTACTTTTGAGGTTAAACAAAAAAGCAAAATCCTGTACCACACTTTCGTGGAAATTTTCACATCAAAAAGCGTGGATATACCCGCAATTTTTAATAATGGACTGCTGTTATATGATCAATTGAGGTCTATGGGGCTGAAGGCTTCCATTACTCCTCATGCCCCATATTCAGTAGCTGTAGGGCTTTATGATCTGATTTCGAAATTTGCAACTCAAAATCATAGCATACTTTCTGTTCACAACCAGGAGAGTGAAGCAGAAAATCAGTTGTTCCTTTCCCGGCAGGGGGAAATGGCCGACTTTTTCTTTAAAGATTTGAAAGTAGCCCCGGATTTTATTGCATCTAAATGCATAAATTCCTTGCATGCCACATTGCCTCATTTACCTTCAGCAAATGGGCTTTTACTTGTACACAATACTTTCACAAGTGAAGCAGATGTAGATTTTGCACAAAATTATTCAGGAAATATTTCCTGGGTGCTCTGTCCGAATTCAAATTTATTTATTGAAGATACTCTTCCGGATATTACTATGTTCCGGAGGAAGCACCTGTGCCTTGCCCTGGGGACGGACGGTTATACTTCTAATCATCATCTTTCTGTTTTAGATGAAATGAAAACTATCTCAAGGTATTTCCAGGATATTCCTTTTAGGGATCTGCTTCAATGGGCTACAATCAATGGCGCCCTTGCCCTGGGGATGGATAAAATCAACGGTACAATTGAAAAAGGGAAACATCCCGGGCTCAACCTGATTCATCCTTTTGATTTTGAAAATCAGAAACTTTTACCTGAAAGTAAAGTCACCGTAATTATTTAG